Proteins co-encoded in one Acidobacteriota bacterium genomic window:
- the rplR gene encoding 50S ribosomal protein L18 — MEKQVDKERKRRIIKFRIKKKVVGTAERPRLVVFKSLKHIYVQVVDDTRGRTITSASTLDKECRLRIKSGGNLEAARIVGEIIARRLKEKDMISVVFDRGGYLYHGRVKALAESARNSGLKF; from the coding sequence ATGGAGAAACAAGTCGATAAGGAAAGAAAACGAAGGATCATAAAATTCAGGATCAAGAAGAAAGTCGTTGGGACTGCTGAAAGGCCCCGGCTAGTCGTCTTCAAGAGCCTTAAACATATATACGTTCAGGTTGTGGATGACACCAGGGGAAGGACCATTACGAGCGCCTCCACCCTCGATAAAGAGTGCCGGCTCCGAATAAAGTCGGGAGGCAATCTGGAAGCCGCCAGGATCGTCGGGGAAATCATTGCCCGGAGGTTGAAAGAGAAAGACATGATCTCCGTGGTGTTCGATCGTGGGGGCTACCTGTACCACGGAAGGGTAAAGGCGCTTGCAGAATCTGCAAGGAACAGCGGGTTGAAATTCTGA